A genomic stretch from Asterias rubens chromosome 7, eAstRub1.3, whole genome shotgun sequence includes:
- the LOC117292548 gene encoding dynactin subunit 5-like produces MEPNDTFYVKAEYIETASGNKVSRQSVLCGSQNIVLNGKSIIHSDCIIRGDLANVRIGRSCVIGQRTVIRPPFKKFSKGVAFFPLHIGDHVFIDEDCVVNAGQVGSYVHIGKNCVIGRKCVLKDCCAIADNTYLPPETVVPPFTLVSGSPGVVAGELPECTQDLMIDVTRGYYSHFLPVQEVK; encoded by the exons ATGGAGCCCAATGATACATTCTATGTGAAAGCTGAGTATATAGAGACA GCATCTGGGAATAAAGTGAGCCGACAGTCGGTCCTCTGTGGCAGCCAGAATATAGTACTCAACGGAAAG TCAATCATACACTCTGACTGTATAATCAGAGGTGACCTCGCCAATGTAAGAATCGGCCGGAGCTGTGTCATAGGTCAAAGAACGGTCATCAGGCCACCCTTCAAGAAATTCAGTAAAGG TGTGGCGTTTTTCCCTCTGCATATCGGGGATCATGTATTTATCGATGAGGATTGTGTCGTCAATGCAGGTCAAGTTGGATCCTACGTACACATAGGCAAGAACTGTGTCATT GGTCGGAAATGTGTTTTGAAGGACTGCTGTGCAATAGCTGATAACACCTACTTACCCCCAGAGACAGTGGTACCCCCATTCACACTGGTATCTGGATCACCAG gTGTGGTTGCCGGAGAACTGCCAGAATGTACTCAAGATCTAATGATTGATGTAACCAGGGGGTACTACTCTCATTTTCTCCCGGTCCAAGAAGTGAAATGA
- the LOC117292550 gene encoding apolipoprotein D-like, with protein sequence MFAAVVSLCLVASSLAAPGLFAPPKTVPELELPSYLGRWYQMYADFVVVSTFERNAYCVTADYGLNPNKTISVYNANRVDSPTGKLNDIKGYAVVVDPAEPGKLEVKFPVQPVPGQYWVVQLGPKETTPQNATPQYQYSVVTDSFRTTLFVLARNPKDFRSRFEADILQWLKSNGFDKFYNKPIETVQTSDCLYAKPPNQKF encoded by the exons ATGTTTGCAGCGGTGGTGTCTCTGTGTCTTGTTGCGTCGAGTCTCGCAGCCCCTGGTTTGTTTGCCCCTCCCAAGACGGTGCCCGAACTGGAGCTCCCAAGTTATCTTGGAAGATGGTATCAG ATGTATGCTGATTTTGTGGTTGTATCTACATTTGAGAGAAATGCCTACTGCGTCACGGCCGACT ATGGCCTCAATCCCAACAAAACCATCTCGGTGTACAATGCGAACCGTGTGGACAGCCCAACGGGGAAACTGAACGACATCAAGGGTTATGCCGTAGTGGTTGACCCCGCAGAGCCCGGCAAACTAGAGGTGAAATTCCCGGTTCAGCCCGTCCCCGGACAAT ACTGGGTGGTTCAACTTGGACCCAAAGAAACAACGCCACAAAATGCCACACCCCAGTACCAGTACTCTGTGGTGACGGACTCCTTCAGGACCACCCTCTTCGTGCTCGCCAGGAACCCCAAAGATTTCCGCTCCCGTTTTGAAGCAGACATTCTCCAGTGGCTCAAATCTAACGGTTTCGATAAATTCTACAATAAGCCAATCGAAACGGTGCAGACGAGTGACTGCTTATACGCAAAGCCACCAAATCAGAAGTTCTAA
- the LOC117292960 gene encoding uncharacterized protein LOC117292960 translates to MGWREMVGFLVLLAVTVCSADIPTVGELELTAYEGRWYTVYENGWTNIVNMDMDSVCTTADYKIINKTFVSVYNAGREGFPEGRRKDIAGFAYVPDVTKPGNLKVVLEGVPVEGDYLIIKLGPIVADKYEYAVVTSSGDRALYLLARNPISFLDKYKEDVLKFLEDNGFTGFLKKPKPLLQASNCGYPTAR, encoded by the exons ATGGGTTGGAGGGAGATGGTTGGGTTTCTCGTGCTCTTGGCGGTTACCGTGTGCAGCGCGGACATTCCGACCGTTGGGGAGCTGGAGCTCACGGCGTACGAAGGTCGCTGGTACACG GTTTATGAGAATGGTTGGACTAACATTGTCAACATGGACATGGACTCTGTGTGTACAACAGCGGACT ataagATAATCAATAAGACATTCGTTTCGGTGTACAATGCTGGTCGAGAAGGTTTTCCAGAGGGACGACGTAAAGACATAGCTGGCTTTGCCTACGTACCAGACGTTACCAAGCCCGGTAATCTGAAAGTAGTACTTGAAGGTGTGCCCGTCGAAGGAGATT ATTTGATCATAAAGTTAGGCCCCATTGTGGCCGATAAGTACGAGTACGCTGTTGTGACCAGTAGCGGTGACCGCGCCCTCTATCTCCTTGCAAGGAACCCCATCTCCTTTTTGGATAAGTACAAGGAAGACGTCTTGAAGTTTCTCGAGGATAACGGCTTCACTGGCTTCTTGAAGAAGCCAAAACCACTTCTGCAGGCTAGCAATTGTGGATATCCCACTGCCAGATAG
- the LOC117292116 gene encoding apolipoprotein D-like produces the protein MFSLVFLAVLVAGSNALGTVPELDVGQYVGRWYQMYTNGWTNVFSNLQDPECVTADYAIINATYISVYNYNYNLEGVANGIAGYAFLPDIREPGKLKVALDGVPVVGDYWVFKLGPVVNGQYEYSLITDGADTRQLFVLARNPTQFNAKYDAEVQEYITLTGFTSGLKQYQPVPQVPECKYLTQPL, from the exons ATGTTCAGTCTTGTATTTTTGGCGGTTTTGGTCGCAGGCAGTAATGCCTTGGGTACCGTTCCAGAGCTAGATGTCGGCCAGTACGTCGGACGTTGGTATCAG ATGTACACAAATGGATGGACGAATGTGTTTTCCAATCTGCAAGATCCCGAGTGTGTCACGGCTGACT ATGCAATAATTAATGCAACTTACATCTCGGTGTACAACTACAATTACAACCTGGAGGGAGTGGCGAATGGTATCGCTGGGTATGCTTTCCTTCCTGACATCAGGGAACCAGGCAAGCTCAAGGTCGCCTTGGATGGTGTACCAGTTGTCGGTGACT ACTGGGTATTCAAGTTGGGCCCAGTAGTCAACGGTCAATACGAGTACAGTTTGATCACAGACGGAGCAGATACAAGACAGCTTTTCGTTCTGGCCAGGAACCCAACACAATTCAACGCCAAGTATGACGCCGAG GTGCAGGAGTACATCACTCTAACTGGATTCACGTCTGGTCTCAAGCAATACCAGCCTGTGCCTCAGGTACCAGAATGCAAGTACCTCACCCAACCTCTCTGA